The Planctomycetia bacterium genome window below encodes:
- a CDS encoding UvrD-helicase domain-containing protein, with translation MAQGLNAAQQEAVETLSGPLLVLAGAGTGKTRVVTYRIANLIRHGVAPERILAVTFTNKAAGEMQERAGALLGKRRPTKPEISTFHSLCVRILRRQITRLGYPAEFSICDRGDQESVARTALQEIDVAQETLKPGDLVNQISRWKSASVRPAQASAVARTDKEHLAAAAYRRYQNALKASGSLDFDDLLLCTEELFEKHAEALAEERARFRHLLVDEYQDTNGSQYRIIKALASAHRNLCVVGDDDQSIYGWRGAEVAHILRFRRDWPEAKVVRLEDNYRSTAEIIALANRLIVFNKERHDKVLRASRSDGGKPKLWQCETAEAEAHAVVEEIRRQVFQREAQPRDIAILFRTNQQPRLFEQELRREKIPYVLMGSRSFYDRKEVRDVLAYLKLLAHPSDDVSLRRIINLPPRGITQSTVEKLTAAATSGRKSSGELLATAREIAGVSGPAATAMERFGQLIARYRQRLPGEPLAEVVTDLVREIRYEDELARVYKDPNEAITRWNAVQEVVNSLAEFQQRNKSGKLSQFLEEILLADREEEEDKETKLERNAVALMTLHSAKGLEFPQVFLVGMEEGFLPHIRSIKEEGSAIDEERRLCYVGVTRARDRLTISLALSRMKWGKPRPTIPSRFLFEMQGKADSPQARMALARITEEFGDKGETMQVETRVDRSGGGEAATEPRKPRSGRGAGKPRRR, from the coding sequence ATGGCTCAAGGACTGAACGCGGCGCAGCAAGAGGCGGTGGAAACGCTCAGCGGGCCGCTCTTGGTGCTGGCCGGGGCCGGAACCGGCAAAACGCGGGTGGTGACGTACCGGATTGCCAATTTGATCCGCCACGGCGTCGCCCCGGAGCGGATTCTGGCCGTCACGTTCACCAACAAAGCCGCCGGCGAGATGCAGGAACGGGCCGGCGCGCTCTTGGGGAAGCGACGCCCCACCAAGCCCGAGATTTCCACCTTCCACTCGCTCTGCGTGCGCATTCTGCGCCGGCAGATCACCCGGCTGGGCTATCCGGCGGAGTTTTCCATCTGCGATCGGGGCGATCAAGAAAGCGTCGCGCGGACGGCGCTGCAGGAAATCGACGTTGCGCAAGAAACGCTCAAGCCCGGCGATTTGGTGAATCAGATCAGCCGCTGGAAGTCGGCGTCGGTCCGCCCAGCCCAGGCCTCGGCGGTCGCGCGGACTGACAAGGAACACCTCGCGGCGGCCGCGTATCGGCGTTATCAGAACGCGCTCAAGGCGTCTGGCTCACTCGACTTCGACGACCTGCTGCTTTGCACCGAGGAGCTCTTCGAAAAACACGCCGAGGCATTGGCCGAGGAGCGGGCGCGATTTCGCCATCTGTTGGTCGACGAATACCAGGATACGAACGGCTCGCAATACCGCATCATCAAGGCCTTGGCGTCGGCGCATCGCAATCTGTGCGTCGTGGGCGATGACGATCAATCGATCTATGGCTGGCGCGGCGCCGAGGTGGCGCACATCCTGCGCTTTCGCCGGGACTGGCCGGAAGCCAAAGTGGTGCGGCTGGAAGACAACTACCGATCCACGGCCGAAATCATCGCGCTGGCGAATCGGTTGATCGTGTTCAACAAGGAACGACACGATAAGGTCTTGCGCGCGTCGCGGAGCGACGGCGGAAAGCCGAAGCTCTGGCAGTGCGAAACCGCGGAAGCCGAAGCCCATGCCGTGGTCGAGGAGATTCGACGTCAGGTTTTTCAGCGCGAAGCGCAGCCGCGCGACATTGCCATCCTGTTTCGCACCAACCAGCAGCCGCGTCTCTTCGAGCAGGAACTACGCCGCGAAAAAATACCTTACGTGTTGATGGGTAGCCGGTCGTTCTACGATCGCAAGGAAGTCCGCGACGTGTTGGCTTATTTGAAGCTGCTCGCGCACCCGAGCGACGACGTCTCGCTGCGACGCATCATCAACCTGCCGCCGCGCGGGATCACGCAAAGCACCGTGGAGAAACTCACCGCCGCCGCGACGAGCGGGCGCAAATCGTCGGGAGAATTACTCGCCACCGCCCGCGAGATCGCCGGCGTCTCCGGGCCGGCGGCCACGGCCATGGAACGCTTCGGGCAACTGATCGCGCGCTATCGCCAGCGCCTGCCCGGCGAGCCGCTAGCGGAGGTCGTCACCGATTTGGTGCGCGAGATTCGCTACGAAGACGAACTGGCGCGCGTGTATAAAGATCCCAACGAAGCGATCACGCGTTGGAATGCGGTGCAGGAAGTGGTCAACTCGTTGGCGGAATTCCAGCAGCGCAACAAGTCCGGCAAGTTGTCGCAGTTTTTGGAAGAGATCCTACTCGCCGATCGCGAGGAAGAAGAAGACAAGGAAACGAAGCTGGAGCGCAACGCCGTGGCGCTGATGACGCTTCACTCCGCCAAGGGACTGGAGTTTCCGCAGGTGTTTCTGGTGGGCATGGAAGAAGGCTTCTTGCCGCACATTCGCTCGATCAAGGAAGAAGGCTCCGCGATCGACGAAGAGCGCCGGCTTTGCTACGTCGGCGTGACGCGCGCGCGAGATCGATTGACCATTTCACTCGCCCTCTCGCGGATGAAATGGGGCAAACCCCGGCCGACCATCCCGAGCCGCTTTCTGTTCGAGATGCAAGGCAAAGCGGACAGCCCTCAAGCGCGGATGGCGTTGGCTCGCATTACCGAGGAATTCGGCGACAAGGGAGAAACCATGCAAGTGGAAACTCGCGTCGATCGCTCCGGAGGAGGAGAGGCCGCCACGGAGCCACGCAAGCCGCGGAGCGGGCGCGGCGCGGGGAAACCGCGGAGGCGCTGA
- the kdpF gene encoding K(+)-transporting ATPase subunit F: MSLIYSIGALVSVGLMIYLAVALLKPEWYS; encoded by the coding sequence ATGTCACTCATTTACTCGATCGGCGCACTCGTTTCGGTGGGCTTGATGATTTACCTGGCCGTCGCCTTGTTGAAGCCGGAGTGGTACTCATGA
- the kdpA gene encoding potassium-transporting ATPase subunit KdpA, translating into MTANAWMQFALFFMVLLLAVKPLGLYMARVYQGRVFGPGSKLGKCEAWLYRLAGVNPSEEVDWKRYAVDVLLFNLVGLLVIYALQRFQGALPLNPQGLPGVGPDSSFNTAVSFASNTNWQGYGGESTMSYLTQMLGLGVQNFVSAATGMAVLVAFVRGLSRKSAATIGNFWVDLTRSAVYILLPMSTVLALALVSQGVVQTFDPYKVVSVVDPIANADGLSVTEQTLPLGPAASQIAIKQLGTNGGGFFNVNSAHPFENPTPLSNFLQVLAILLIPAALCFTFGELIGDRRQGWAILAAMLVIFVPLLFACQLCEQAGNPKLAALGVNQSASATQSGGNLEGKETRNGIVNSTLWATATTAASNGSVNSMHDSFTPLGGLVPLWLMQLGEVVFGGVGSGLYGMLAFAIIAVFISGLMVGRTPEYLGKKIEAYEMKMASLVVLIPCFVVLTGTAIAVLGPGLEYHAADTGELKGNLNNSGAHGFSEVLYAFTSAGNNNGSAFAGLSANVPFYNLALGTAMLIARYWLIVPTLAIAGSLAAKKIAPVGLGTLPTHTPLFVAMLVGVVVIVGALTYVPALALGPIVEQLMMTQ; encoded by the coding sequence ATGACCGCGAACGCCTGGATGCAATTTGCGTTGTTCTTCATGGTGCTGTTGCTGGCGGTGAAACCGCTGGGGCTGTACATGGCGCGCGTCTATCAAGGGCGCGTGTTCGGGCCGGGATCGAAACTCGGCAAGTGCGAGGCGTGGCTTTATCGCCTGGCGGGCGTGAACCCGAGCGAGGAAGTCGACTGGAAACGCTATGCGGTGGATGTGTTGTTGTTCAATCTCGTCGGGCTCCTAGTGATTTACGCGCTGCAGCGATTTCAAGGCGCGTTGCCGCTGAACCCGCAGGGTCTGCCCGGCGTGGGACCGGATTCGTCGTTCAACACCGCGGTCAGTTTCGCGTCGAACACGAACTGGCAGGGCTACGGCGGCGAGTCGACGATGAGCTATCTGACCCAGATGCTCGGTCTCGGCGTGCAGAACTTCGTCTCCGCCGCGACCGGCATGGCGGTGCTCGTGGCGTTCGTGCGCGGGCTGTCGCGCAAATCGGCGGCGACGATCGGCAACTTTTGGGTCGATCTGACGCGCTCGGCGGTTTATATCCTGTTGCCGATGTCGACGGTGTTGGCCCTCGCGCTGGTCTCGCAAGGCGTCGTGCAGACGTTTGATCCATACAAAGTGGTCTCGGTGGTCGATCCGATCGCGAACGCCGACGGTTTGAGCGTCACGGAACAAACCTTGCCCTTGGGACCGGCGGCATCGCAGATCGCGATTAAGCAACTCGGCACGAATGGCGGCGGGTTCTTCAATGTCAACTCCGCACATCCCTTCGAGAACCCCACGCCGCTGAGCAATTTCCTGCAAGTGCTGGCGATTTTGCTGATTCCCGCGGCGCTTTGCTTCACGTTCGGAGAACTGATTGGCGACCGAAGGCAAGGCTGGGCGATTCTGGCGGCGATGCTGGTCATCTTCGTACCGCTGTTGTTCGCCTGCCAACTCTGCGAACAGGCCGGCAATCCCAAACTCGCGGCACTCGGCGTCAATCAATCGGCCAGCGCCACGCAGTCTGGCGGCAATCTGGAAGGCAAGGAAACCCGCAACGGCATCGTCAATTCCACGCTCTGGGCGACGGCCACGACCGCAGCCTCGAACGGCAGCGTGAACTCGATGCATGATTCGTTCACACCGCTCGGCGGGCTCGTGCCGCTGTGGCTGATGCAGTTGGGCGAAGTCGTGTTCGGCGGCGTCGGCAGCGGGCTGTACGGCATGTTGGCCTTTGCGATCATCGCCGTATTCATCTCCGGCCTGATGGTGGGCCGCACGCCGGAATATCTCGGCAAGAAGATCGAAGCCTATGAGATGAAAATGGCCTCGCTGGTGGTGCTGATCCCGTGCTTCGTCGTACTGACGGGAACTGCGATCGCCGTGCTCGGGCCGGGCCTGGAATACCACGCCGCGGATACCGGCGAGTTGAAGGGAAACCTCAACAATTCCGGCGCGCATGGTTTTTCGGAGGTATTGTATGCCTTCACGTCGGCCGGCAACAACAACGGCAGCGCGTTCGCCGGCCTGAGCGCGAACGTGCCGTTCTACAACCTGGCATTGGGCACGGCGATGCTGATCGCCCGGTACTGGCTGATCGTTCCGACGCTCGCCATCGCCGGATCGCTGGCCGCAAAGAAAATCGCGCCGGTCGGGCTCGGCACGTTGCCGACGCACACGCCGCTGTTCGTGGCGATGCTCGTCGGCGTCGTGGTCATCGTCGGCGCCCTCACGTACGTCCCGGCGCTCGCCCTCGGCCCGATCGTGGAACAATTAATGATGACGCAGTGA
- a CDS encoding sialidase family protein, with amino-acid sequence MMFHLPRAILLLLAMGAVAVADDITFERVFGPEVPGRYKHPAAIEELANGDLLLVYYGGEGEYQGDTAVFGSRKRPGDKSWPAPKVIADTPFTGDGNAVVWQAPDGLVWLFYVCRFGETWSTSRIKAKVSRDGSETWSDSMLLTLEPGTMVRNRPIALSNGEYLLPIYHETGEDPEKTGADSTSLFLRCDPKTKRWTETGRIRSPKGNLQPGVAELEPGHLVAYCRRAGDYLPTTKGYIVRSESHDNGQTWTEGVDSEFPNPNAAIDFLKLRNGHLLLTYNNSMSDRTPLTAAISVDSDKTYAASRDIVFGAGDFGYPYAIQSRDDKIHLVYTSDERTVVNHAVFDEAAVLKSK; translated from the coding sequence ATGATGTTTCACCTGCCGCGCGCGATCCTCTTGTTGCTGGCGATGGGCGCCGTCGCCGTCGCGGACGACATCACCTTCGAACGGGTCTTCGGGCCCGAGGTGCCGGGGCGTTATAAGCATCCGGCCGCGATTGAGGAGCTTGCCAATGGCGATCTCTTGCTCGTCTACTACGGCGGCGAGGGAGAGTATCAAGGGGATACGGCGGTCTTCGGCTCGCGGAAGCGCCCCGGGGATAAATCGTGGCCCGCGCCCAAGGTGATCGCCGACACGCCCTTCACCGGCGACGGCAACGCGGTGGTGTGGCAAGCGCCGGATGGCCTCGTCTGGTTGTTCTACGTCTGCCGCTTTGGCGAAACCTGGTCCACTTCGCGGATCAAAGCCAAAGTCTCGCGCGATGGCTCGGAGACTTGGTCGGACTCGATGCTACTCACGCTCGAACCGGGCACGATGGTGCGCAACCGTCCGATCGCGCTCAGCAACGGCGAGTACCTGTTGCCAATCTATCACGAGACCGGCGAGGACCCGGAGAAAACCGGCGCAGATTCGACGTCGCTGTTCTTGCGTTGCGATCCGAAGACCAAAAGATGGACGGAGACCGGTCGAATTCGCTCGCCGAAAGGCAACCTGCAACCGGGCGTCGCCGAGTTGGAGCCGGGCCATCTCGTCGCTTATTGCCGCCGCGCCGGCGACTATCTGCCTACTACTAAAGGCTACATCGTCCGCAGCGAATCTCACGACAATGGCCAGACCTGGACCGAAGGCGTCGATTCCGAATTTCCCAATCCCAATGCTGCGATTGATTTTCTTAAGCTGCGCAACGGCCACTTGCTGCTGACCTACAACAACAGCATGTCGGACCGCACGCCGCTCACGGCCGCGATTTCCGTCGACAGCGACAAGACCTATGCCGCGAGCCGCGACATCGTCTTCGGCGCCGGGGATTTTGGATATCCCTACGCGATCCAATCTCGCGACGACAAGATCCACCTAGTCTACACTTCCGACGAGCGAACCGTGGTAAACCACGCCGTGTTTGACGAGGCGGCGGTGTTGAAGTCGAAATAG
- a CDS encoding amino acid ABC transporter ATP-binding protein, with protein sequence MSDTLIDVDAVRLSYGARCILDGVSASVIAGQTVALLGPSGGGKSSLLRCINGLNRFDAGRIRVGEHTLLPNGEGNSRATRGAVHRLAGMIFQDFQLFPHLTALGNVMEAPVHVLKSPKTAARERGLALLERVGLADRADFYPRQLSGGQKQRVAIARALAMEPQVLLCDEITSALDPELKIEVLETLEHLQNTGLTLLMVTHEIGFARRAADQVMILADGKIIERGPPSEVLDRPQTDRTRQFLSQVLG encoded by the coding sequence ATGTCTGACACCTTGATTGACGTTGACGCCGTGCGCCTGAGTTATGGGGCGCGATGCATTCTGGACGGCGTGAGCGCGTCGGTGATTGCCGGGCAGACGGTGGCGCTCTTGGGCCCGTCCGGCGGCGGCAAGTCGTCGCTGTTGCGGTGCATCAACGGTCTCAATCGATTCGACGCCGGTCGGATTCGCGTCGGGGAGCACACGTTGCTTCCCAACGGCGAAGGAAATTCCCGGGCGACGCGCGGCGCCGTGCATCGGTTGGCGGGAATGATCTTCCAGGATTTCCAACTCTTCCCGCATCTCACGGCGCTCGGCAACGTCATGGAAGCGCCGGTGCATGTGCTGAAATCGCCCAAGACCGCGGCGCGCGAGCGCGGCCTGGCGTTGCTGGAACGCGTCGGCCTGGCCGACCGCGCGGACTTCTACCCGCGGCAACTCTCCGGCGGCCAAAAGCAGCGCGTAGCGATCGCCCGCGCGTTGGCCATGGAACCCCAGGTGCTCCTCTGCGACGAGATCACCAGCGCGCTCGACCCCGAACTCAAAATCGAGGTGCTGGAAACGCTGGAACACCTGCAAAACACCGGCCTCACGCTATTGATGGTCACCCACGAAATCGGCTTCGCCCGCCGCGCGGCGGATCAAGTGATGATCCTTGCCGACGGCAAAATCATCGAACGCGGCCCGCCGAGCGAAGTCCTTGACCGCCCTCAGACAGATCGCACAAGGCAGTTCTTAAGCCAAGTGCTGGGGTGA